A single genomic interval of Shewanella halotolerans harbors:
- the nadE gene encoding ammonia-dependent NAD(+) synthetase, producing MKGQIIREMKVQPHIEVEYEVQRRIAFIKAKLKEARATSLVLGISGGVDSSLAGRLCQLAVDELNSEGEYEGSYQFIAVRLPFKVQKDEDEAQMACQFIQPSKLVTVNIGEGVEGIHHQTLAGLEVAGVISHPHSNVDFVKGNVKARMRMIAQYEIAGLTGGLVVGTDHSAENITGFYTKWGDGACDLAPLFGLSKRQVRQLAAALGAPSVLVDKAPTADLECDKPQLEDEVALGLTYDQIDDFLEGKPVDAAVEARLIAIYNATQHKRKPIPTLYD from the coding sequence GTGAAAGGACAGATCATACGTGAAATGAAGGTGCAGCCGCATATCGAGGTGGAATATGAGGTGCAAAGACGTATCGCCTTTATCAAAGCGAAACTCAAAGAGGCGCGCGCCACCAGTCTCGTGCTGGGGATCAGCGGTGGGGTAGACTCCTCACTGGCGGGCCGTCTGTGCCAGCTAGCGGTGGATGAGCTGAACAGTGAAGGCGAATATGAAGGCAGTTATCAGTTTATCGCGGTGCGTCTGCCCTTCAAGGTGCAGAAGGATGAAGATGAGGCGCAGATGGCCTGTCAGTTCATTCAGCCCAGTAAGCTGGTGACGGTCAACATAGGTGAAGGGGTCGAAGGAATCCATCATCAGACGCTGGCGGGCCTCGAAGTGGCCGGCGTCATCTCTCATCCCCACAGCAATGTCGATTTCGTAAAGGGTAACGTGAAGGCCAGAATGCGTATGATCGCCCAATATGAGATCGCCGGCCTGACTGGTGGCCTGGTAGTTGGCACCGACCACAGCGCCGAGAATATCACCGGCTTCTACACCAAGTGGGGTGACGGTGCCTGCGATCTGGCGCCGCTGTTTGGTCTGAGCAAGCGTCAGGTGCGTCAGCTGGCAGCGGCACTGGGCGCACCTAGCGTGCTGGTCGATAAGGCGCCGACGGCGGATCTCGAGTGTGATAAGCCACAGCTCGAAGATGAAGTCGCCCTGGGCCTGACCTATGATCAGATAGATGATTTCCTCGAAGGTAAGCCGGTAGATGCCGCGGTCGAGGCGCGCCTGATCGCCATCTACAACGCGACCCAGCACAAGCGTAAGCCTATTCCGACGCTATACGACTAG
- a CDS encoding AraC family transcriptional regulator has protein sequence MMATSAVEKIDYWQASILKEMELSRAQFTHFAFEKHVHLDYHIGVVCHGGQRYHHRGSEYRLTPGNISTLNPDESHNGQSIADGGYEALVMSLPTSYVQQVGEALNQGELYFSTPILDDPKLRAYFIRLHRQLTLHQANITPLEAETLLLGFISELFYHHGKLRNLPSSQARLSGAQLDNIKQQFHQGLDQEFELEPLALSIGLSKFQFLRQFKAATGMTPHAYLKRLRLEYAKKALMRGDSAISTAYDLGFFDQSHFNKAFKRAFLITPAHFQKRVTP, from the coding sequence ATGATGGCAACAAGCGCGGTAGAGAAGATAGATTATTGGCAGGCGAGCATCTTGAAAGAGATGGAGCTTAGCCGCGCGCAATTTACCCATTTCGCCTTCGAGAAACATGTGCATCTGGACTACCACATAGGCGTGGTCTGCCATGGCGGCCAACGCTATCACCACAGGGGCAGCGAGTATCGACTGACGCCGGGCAACATATCCACCCTCAACCCAGACGAGAGCCACAACGGCCAGAGTATCGCCGATGGCGGCTATGAGGCGCTGGTGATGTCTCTGCCCACCAGCTATGTGCAGCAGGTGGGCGAGGCGCTCAACCAGGGCGAGCTCTATTTCAGCACGCCTATCCTAGACGACCCTAAGCTGAGGGCCTATTTCATCCGCCTGCACAGGCAACTGACCCTGCATCAGGCAAACATCACGCCGCTGGAGGCGGAGACCTTGCTGCTAGGTTTTATCAGCGAGCTGTTTTATCACCATGGCAAGCTACGTAACCTGCCGAGCAGTCAGGCCAGGTTAAGCGGTGCCCAGCTGGACAACATCAAGCAGCAGTTCCATCAAGGGCTGGATCAGGAGTTCGAGCTGGAGCCGCTGGCGCTCTCCATCGGTTTGAGTAAGTTTCAATTCTTACGTCAATTCAAGGCGGCCACCGGCATGACGCCCCACGCCTACCTGAAACGCCTGCGGCTGGAATACGCCAAGAAGGCGCTGATGCGAGGCGACAGCGCCATCAGCACCGCCTATGACTTAGGGTTCTTCGATCAGAGCCATTTCAACAAGGCGTTCAAGCGGGCATTTTTGATCACCCCGGCCCATTTTCAGAAACGGGTCACGCCCTGA